In Saccharomyces paradoxus chromosome VIII, complete sequence, the genomic window AGTTATTAGCAGTTGATTTTGTCCAATTTAAGTTTGAATTCGAGTATTGTATCTTCATATGAGGGTGGGAAAGAGAGAGTATGGAGAGATTAGATATTGTAGTGAAAGCATTTAGATTTGAGAGATGGcttattgataaaatgaTTGGATGAAAGATGGATGATTTAGGAGTGATATTAACGAGGGATCCATATTCACTAAGCTTAGACGAGGCAGCCGAAGGATTATCAAAAAGTTGCAATTtaaaaggagaaaaagcACAAGTAGCTAGCAATAAATGGTAAAGGTTCCCGCGGTATCTTCGCCAAGGCCATAGGCAGATACTTGCAACTATCGAGAACTTTCATTTACTGCTGCCCTCGCTGTGGTCTGTGGGAAGGCATGAGgttataatatttttttctccccCTAGTATCGAAGAGCATAAAGAGAATTCACTAAATACATGAAGGGTTCACCATTACTAactatttattttctttccctttttaACTCAGCTGTCGTTGTCCGTGGTCGTTACGCCGGTAAGAAGGTTGTTATCGTTAAACCACATGATGAAGGTTCCAAGTCTCATCCATTTGGTCACGCTTTGGTTGCCGGTATTGAAAGATACCCATTAAAGGTCACCAAGAAGCACGGTGCCAAGAAGGTTGCTAAGAGAACCAAGATCAAGCCTTTCATCAAGGTCGTCAACTACAACCATTTATTGCCAACCAGATACACTTTAGATGTCGAAGCTTTCAAATCCGTTGTTTCTACTGAAACTTTCGAACAACCTTCCCAACGTGAAGAAGCTAAGAAGGTCGTCAAGAAGGCTTT contains:
- the RPL27A gene encoding 60S ribosomal protein eL27 (Ribosomal 60S subunit protein L27A~similar to YHR010W), with protein sequence MAKFLKAGKVAVVVRGRYAGKKVVIVKPHDEGSKSHPFGHALVAGIERYPLKVTKKHGAKKVAKRTKIKPFIKVVNYNHLLPTRYTLDVEAFKSVVSTETFEQPSQREEAKKVVKKAFEERHQAGKNQWFFSKLRF